From Candidatus Vondammii sp. HM_W22, one genomic window encodes:
- a CDS encoding amidohydrolase family protein, whose translation MLDLPLLSGVTVIAAHMGLGRFSHRLFPWRNLSKNPAWFDQDYFRMLELLAKHDNLYGDISAILSPMRARALRHLSEQTEIHSKLLFGTDYPVPSSVGVNSYDMEREAAADQSH comes from the coding sequence ATGCTCGATCTGCCACTGCTTTCCGGGGTGACAGTGATTGCCGCCCACATGGGGCTGGGCAGGTTTAGCCACCGGCTGTTCCCCTGGCGGAATCTCTCAAAGAACCCGGCTTGGTTCGATCAGGACTATTTTCGGATGCTGGAGCTGCTGGCAAAGCATGACAATCTTTATGGCGATATCTCCGCCATTCTCTCCCCCATGCGTGCCAGGGCTCTGCGCCATCTCTCGGAACAGACCGAAATACACTCCAAACTGTTGTTCGGGACCGACTATCCTGTGCCCTCCTCCGTCGGCGTTAACAGCTATGATATGGAGAGAGAGGCGGCGGCAGATCAATCGCATTGA
- a CDS encoding AMP-binding protein encodes MSEILSRQKFNKTIYEGYGTAETTPVASVNIPDRLDTREWRVQKGHRAGTVGLPLPGSSFCVVDPETLKSLPAGEDGLILAGGTQVMLGYLKDPKKWGGHYRAGWQALVQDRRQGAPG; translated from the coding sequence ATGTCAGAGATCCTTTCCAGGCAAAAATTTAATAAAACGATCTACGAGGGTTACGGTACGGCCGAAACCACTCCAGTGGCCAGTGTCAACATACCTGATCGTCTGGACACCCGCGAGTGGCGGGTACAGAAGGGGCATAGAGCGGGCACGGTTGGCCTGCCTCTGCCAGGGAGCAGCTTTTGTGTCGTCGATCCAGAGACTCTCAAATCTCTCCCGGCAGGGGAGGATGGCCTGATCCTGGCGGGTGGTACACAGGTGATGCTAGGGTATCTTAAGGATCCGAAAAAGTGGGGTGGTCATTATCGAGCTGGATGGCAAGCGCTGGTACAAGACCGGAGACAAGGGGCACCTGGATGA
- a CDS encoding electron transport complex protein RnfA — MDNLIWIFVSTLLVNNFVLAYFLGLCPFLGVSGKLETSFRLGLATTFVLLITALCAWILNTYILIYAPYLRLISFIVVIASTVQFIEMAIKKLSPTLFKALGIFLPLITTNCAILGLAIFATNRGYSLVEGLVFALGAGAGFTLAMVLMAGLREESELSDVPALIKGTAMNLIIAGILSMAFMGFAGLFSSS; from the coding sequence ATGGATAACCTGATTTGGATCTTTGTCAGCACCCTGCTGGTAAACAACTTTGTGCTGGCCTATTTTCTCGGCCTCTGCCCCTTCCTCGGGGTTTCCGGAAAGCTGGAAACCTCTTTCCGCTTGGGGCTGGCCACCACGTTTGTACTGCTGATCACGGCACTCTGCGCTTGGATTCTCAACACCTACATCCTGATCTATGCCCCCTATCTGCGATTGATCAGCTTTATCGTGGTCATCGCCAGTACCGTGCAATTCATCGAGATGGCGATCAAGAAGCTGAGCCCCACCCTGTTCAAGGCCCTGGGCATCTTTCTGCCCCTGATCACCACCAACTGCGCCATTCTGGGTCTGGCCATTTTCGCCACCAACCGCGGCTACAGTCTGGTTGAAGGGTTGGTATTCGCCTTGGGTGCAGGTGCCGGCTTCACGCTGGCGATGGTGCTGATGGCGGGCCTGCGCGAAGAGTCTGAGCTGTCGGACGTTCCCGCCCTGATCAAAGGCACCGCCATGAACCTGATCATCGCCGGGATACTCTCGATGGCCTTCATGGGTTTTGCCGGCCTGTTCAGTTCCAGCTAG
- a CDS encoding MBL fold metallo-hydrolase — protein MNTRQLFDLATSTYTYLLWDNATKQAAIIDPVIEQWKRDKNLIEELGLHLQYSLETHIHADHVTGGGLLRKAFDCKVGVHTNSHANCADILLQEGDQLSLGSRILRVIHTPGHTDTDVCYLADGMIFTGDTLLIHGSGRTDFQSGNAGQAYDSIVQKIFTLPQDTIIFPCHDYAGFTCSTVGEEQRFNPRLGNNRSREEYIRIMTEIRLPKPEKIDTAIPGNQGCGL, from the coding sequence ATGAATACACGACAGCTTTTTGACCTAGCCACCAGCACTTATACCTATCTGTTATGGGATAACGCAACGAAACAGGCTGCTATTATTGATCCGGTGATTGAGCAATGGAAACGCGATAAAAACCTGATTGAAGAGCTGGGGCTGCATCTTCAGTACTCGCTGGAAACGCATATTCATGCAGATCACGTGACCGGTGGCGGCTTGTTACGGAAGGCATTCGATTGCAAAGTCGGCGTGCATACAAACAGTCACGCAAATTGCGCTGATATTCTGCTGCAAGAGGGGGATCAGCTATCTCTCGGCTCCCGGATACTGCGGGTTATACATACCCCAGGTCACACAGATACCGATGTCTGCTATCTTGCCGATGGAATGATCTTCACCGGAGACACCCTATTGATCCATGGCAGTGGGCGGACGGATTTCCAATCAGGTAACGCCGGTCAGGCTTATGATTCAATTGTCCAGAAGATCTTCACACTGCCGCAAGATACCATCATCTTTCCGTGCCATGACTATGCGGGCTTCACCTGCTCCACGGTTGGAGAGGAGCAGAGATTCAACCCACGGCTTGGAAACAACCGAAGCCGCGAAGAGTACATCCGGATAATGACTGAGATTAGACTGCCCAAACCCGAAAAAATCGATACTGCAATACCGGGCAATCAAGGCTGCGGACTCTGA
- a CDS encoding transposase encodes MGSDRKKAVLKAWYESLTEEQREAIESASMDIWPSLYQCHTGKPA; translated from the coding sequence GTGGGCAGTGACCGCAAAAAGGCGGTGCTCAAAGCATGGTACGAAAGTCTGACGGAGGAGCAGCGAGAAGCGATAGAGAGTGCCTCCATGGATATATGGCCAAGCCTTTATCAATGCCATACTGGAAAGCCTGCCTAG
- the rsxE gene encoding electron transport complex subunit RsxE, whose translation MKTKDQSAYEELIKGIWRDNPVFVQVLGMCPMLAVTNSAINAVVMGMATLFVLVGSSFLVASLKKWIPKQVRISLYVIIIATFVTVADYTLLALMPKVHKELGAFIPLIVANCMILGRQEAFASRNSIRFAVMDAIGMAMGFMLALLALGGIREMLGNGTLFNILLFGDNFEPWVIMILPPGGFLTLGLILLFFNWVTARKAAFLAQVADAEKEAG comes from the coding sequence GTGAAAACGAAAGACCAAAGCGCCTACGAAGAGTTGATAAAAGGCATCTGGCGCGACAATCCCGTGTTCGTCCAGGTTCTCGGCATGTGCCCGATGCTGGCAGTGACCAACTCTGCCATCAACGCGGTGGTGATGGGCATGGCGACCCTGTTCGTGCTGGTAGGCTCCAGCTTTCTGGTAGCCTCTCTGAAGAAGTGGATCCCGAAACAGGTCCGCATCTCCCTCTACGTTATTATCATCGCCACCTTTGTCACCGTGGCAGACTACACCCTGCTGGCCCTGATGCCTAAAGTGCATAAAGAGCTGGGGGCATTCATTCCTCTTATTGTTGCCAACTGCATGATTCTTGGCCGCCAGGAGGCGTTCGCCTCACGCAACAGCATCCGCTTTGCGGTGATGGATGCCATCGGCATGGCGATGGGCTTTATGCTGGCGTTGCTGGCGCTTGGCGGGATCCGGGAGATGCTGGGCAACGGGACACTTTTCAACATCCTCCTGTTCGGCGATAATTTCGAGCCCTGGGTCATCATGATTCTACCCCCCGGCGGCTTCCTCACCCTCGGCCTGATCCTGCTCTTCTTCAACTGGGTGACGGCCAGAAAAGCCGCCTTCCTGGCCCAGGTTGCGGATGCTGAGAAGGAGGCCGGGTAG
- the mce gene encoding methylmalonyl-CoA epimerase produces MIGKLNHVAIAVSDLDAGVAVYRDILGAKVSAPLELPEHGVVTVFVELPNTKIELPQPLGEDSPIARFLEKNPGGGVHHVCYEVEDIETAAKQMKASGARVLGKTRIGAHNKPVLFLHPKDFCGTLVELEQA; encoded by the coding sequence ATGATCGGAAAACTAAACCATGTGGCCATTGCTGTTTCGGATCTCGATGCAGGCGTGGCTGTTTACCGGGATATTCTGGGGGCCAAGGTATCAGCTCCTCTGGAGCTGCCAGAGCATGGGGTGGTTACGGTATTTGTTGAGCTGCCCAATACTAAGATAGAGCTACCGCAACCCTTGGGTGAGGATTCACCTATTGCCCGGTTTCTGGAGAAAAATCCAGGGGGGGGTGTTCACCATGTCTGTTACGAAGTGGAGGATATAGAGACAGCGGCAAAGCAGATGAAGGCGTCTGGTGCTCGAGTACTCGGTAAGACAAGAATCGGTGCCCACAACAAGCCTGTACTGTTTCTTCACCCGAAAGATTTCTGCGGTACTCTGGTAGAGCTTGAACAGGCGTAA
- a CDS encoding C-GCAxxG-C-C family (seleno)protein, with protein MSEKQVADQVALMGDAAERCSKEGYCCAEAILLAAIEVYVPDTSREVTQMATGLCGGMGNHNATCGVFTGGALAIGLLTDGASDSQRKRQIKVLSSRFQVKLEQLAGGHICESLLKKMGISNWNGRLCRELTRQGAEVLAGLMSERTGQ; from the coding sequence GTGAGTGAAAAACAGGTTGCAGATCAAGTCGCTCTGATGGGTGATGCAGCTGAACGCTGTTCCAAAGAGGGATATTGTTGCGCCGAGGCCATTCTACTGGCGGCCATTGAAGTGTATGTGCCTGATACTTCCAGGGAGGTAACGCAAATGGCAACCGGTCTTTGTGGTGGTATGGGTAACCATAATGCCACCTGCGGCGTTTTTACCGGGGGTGCGCTGGCCATTGGCCTGCTCACGGATGGAGCGTCCGATAGCCAACGCAAGCGGCAGATCAAGGTGTTGAGTTCGCGTTTCCAGGTTAAGCTGGAGCAGTTGGCCGGTGGCCATATCTGCGAATCCTTGTTGAAAAAGATGGGTATTAGTAACTGGAATGGGCGACTCTGCCGGGAGCTGACCCGTCAGGGTGCGGAGGTGCTTGCAGGCCTGATGAGCGAGCGCACGGGACAATAA
- the rpmE gene encoding 50S ribosomal protein L31: MKPDIHPKYGDIKVVCSCGNEFETSSTLCEDLHVEVCSSCHPFFTGKQKIMDTAGRVDKFRRRYSRKS; the protein is encoded by the coding sequence ATGAAACCAGATATTCACCCTAAGTACGGCGATATCAAAGTGGTCTGCAGCTGTGGTAACGAATTCGAAACCAGCTCCACACTTTGTGAAGATCTGCATGTGGAAGTCTGTTCCTCTTGCCACCCCTTCTTCACCGGTAAGCAGAAGATTATGGATACTGCTGGCCGTGTGGATAAGTTCCGTAGGCGCTACAGCCGTAAAAGCTAA
- a CDS encoding OmpA/MotB family protein, with amino-acid sequence MNVFCFSCLTAGGQALLGRRAPLLNDSGNAISVEGHTDNIPISNERYPSNWELSAQRATQGGHPSA; translated from the coding sequence GTGAACGTATTCTGTTTCAGCTGTCTGACGGCCGGTGGGCAGGCGCTCCTGGGTCGGCGGGCACCACTACTGAATGACAGTGGGAATGCTATCTCGGTTGAGGGGCATACCGATAATATCCCTATTTCCAATGAGCGCTACCCTTCCAACTGGGAGCTCTCCGCTCAGCGTGCGACCCAGGGGGGTCATCCGAGTGCCTGA